A single bacterium DNA region contains:
- a CDS encoding peptidylprolyl isomerase, translating to MKFKVALLGLGMLIIGCNKAGGEDKILSQVNDEVLTLEEFNQRISELPPQYQSILETKGGYEELVDQWINTKLLVEEAERMGIDKREDIHKKLAEIRDQILADEVIKAQILNEVAIDETEVEKYYKEHKEDFNPQVEVRARHILIRVDENADTPTIDKAKKRAEEILPEAKAKGADFAELAKKYSEDPMAEKGGDLGFFSKGQMVEEFEQAAFALEEGEISDLVRTRFGFHIIKLEERRGASPKELEEINQEVKEAALQAKRKQTFDQLIEKLKQKTRVVRNIHLLKAPEPTEPKESKGEGEGKE from the coding sequence ATGAAATTCAAGGTAGCCCTTCTGGGCTTAGGTATGTTGATTATTGGCTGCAATAAAGCCGGCGGGGAGGATAAGATTCTATCTCAGGTCAATGATGAAGTCTTAACTCTGGAAGAATTTAATCAGCGAATATCGGAACTCCCTCCTCAATATCAGAGTATACTTGAAACGAAAGGGGGATACGAAGAGCTGGTTGACCAATGGATCAACACCAAGCTCCTGGTCGAAGAGGCCGAACGAATGGGCATAGATAAGCGAGAGGATATCCACAAGAAACTGGCTGAGATCAGAGATCAGATTTTAGCTGACGAAGTAATAAAGGCTCAGATCTTAAATGAGGTGGCCATTGACGAAACCGAAGTTGAAAAATACTATAAAGAGCATAAAGAAGACTTTAATCCCCAGGTTGAGGTTCGAGCCAGACATATCCTGATTAGAGTCGATGAAAATGCGGATACTCCCACCATAGACAAGGCTAAAAAAAGGGCAGAGGAAATCTTACCTGAGGCCAAAGCCAAAGGCGCTGACTTTGCTGAGCTGGCTAAAAAATACTCGGAAGACCCAATGGCTGAAAAGGGAGGTGACCTGGGGTTTTTTTCAAAGGGTCAGATGGTGGAGGAGTTTGAGCAAGCGGCCTTTGCCCTGGAAGAAGGTGAAATCAGTGATCTGGTCAGGACCAGATTTGGTTTCCATATCATTAAACTGGAAGAAAGAAGAGGGGCCTCTCCCAAAGAGCTTGAGGAAATTAATCAAGAGGTTAAAGAGGCCGCCCTTCAGGCCAAACGAAAACAGACCTTTGACCAGCTTATTGAGAAGTTAAAACAGAAGACCAGAGTCGTGCGGAATATACATCTACTGAAGGCTCCAGAACCAACAGAGCCTAAGGAGAGTAAAGGCGAAGGTGAGGGGAAGGAGTAG